Proteins found in one Pyrus communis chromosome 15, drPyrComm1.1, whole genome shotgun sequence genomic segment:
- the LOC137718080 gene encoding F-box protein FBW2-like, with the protein MEGGSDFRHWDDLIPDALGLIFSNLTLQEILTVIPRVCQSWNKAVLGPYCWQEIDIEDWSNRCQPHHLDRMLEMLIARSCGSLRKLTVSSLQNDRIFSHIAEHTGSLQTLRLPRSEISDSIVEKTAGRLSNITLLDLSYCGKIGFRALEAIGKNCKMLVALCRNMHPLDTAGKPLLDDEARAIATTMPRLKHLEMAYHLISTGSALQILSSCHELEFLDLRGCWDVKLEDKFLKEKYPKLKVLGPLVLDYFERNEWEDCSDFSDASEYLAWEFVAGELEDYYDDDDDDESYAEMWDDEGRLEQLELRFYEGIDHHEDAGGVGWPPSP; encoded by the exons ATGGAAGGGGGAAGCGATTTTCGGCATTGGGACGATTTGATTCCAGATGCATTGGGTCTGATTTTTAGCAATCTCACTCTCCAGGAGATACTGACAGTGATCCCGAGGGTTTGCCAATCCTGGAACAAGGCAGTGTTGGGGCCTTACTGCTGGCAAGAGATTGATATTGAGGACTGGAGTAACAGATGCCAGCCTCACCACCTCGATCGAATGCTTGAAATGCTGATTGCTAGAAGCTGTGGATCGCTCCGAAAGCTCACAGTTTCCAGCCTCCAAAATGACAGGATCTTCTCCCATATTGCTGAGCA TACTGGTTCCCTTCAGACCTTGAGACTGCCAAGAAGTGAAATTAGTGATTCTATAGTAGAAAAGACTGCTGGAAGGCTCTCTAATATCACTCTCCTGGATCTTAGCTACTGTGGCAAAATTGGTTTTCGTGCTTTAGAGGCCATCGGAAAGAACTGTAAAATGCTCGTAGCATTGTGTCGGAACATGCACCCATTGGATACAGCAGGCAAGCCTTTGCTGGATGACGAGGCTCGTGCCATTGCCACCACAATGCCAAGGCTCAAGCACCTTGAGATGGCATACCATCTTATCAGCACAGGCAGTGCTCTCCAAATACTCTCGAGCTGCCACGAGCTCGAGTTCCTGGATTTGAGAGGGTGCTGGGATGTTAAACTTGAGGACAAGTTCCTGAAAGAGAAGTACCCAAAATTGAAGGTTTTGGGGCCTCTTGTTCTGGACTACTTTGAGAGGAATGAGTGGGAAGATTGCTCGGATTTCTCCGATGCTTCTGAGTATTTGGCGTGGGAATTCGTCGCCGGTGAATTGGAGGATTACTATGAcgatgacgacgacgacgagAGTTATGCCGAGATGTGGGATGATGAAGGCAGGCTGGAGCAGCTTGAGCTGAGGTTCTATGAAGGAATTGATCACCATGAAGATGCAGGAGGAGTTGGTTGGCCTCCATCTCCTTAG